The DNA sequence CGCCTCGCGGGCGAGTAGTTCCTGCCGGCTTCTGTCTCCTTTCGGCGGTGATTTGGTTCCACTGTCCGCTTGCCTGACGTGTTCGTGCTTGCGGCTCTGTCTCGTGTACGGCTGTACTTGGTTCCCCGCCGGTGTTCCAGGTGTCGCGTGATGTTCCTTGTTGCGTCGGCTGCTGGTTGGGGGGCCGCTGTGTGTGCGGTGGGCGGCGGCCCGCCCGCGAGATCGCCACACGCGAGTCTGCGGCTCGGAGCGGTCGATCTCGAGGCCAGCCCTGGCCCTGCCATCGGAGCCAGGACCGCCGTCACCGGAGCCAGGACCGCCGCTGCTGCGGCCAGGACCGCCGTCACCGGAGCCTGGACTGCCGCTACTGCGGCCAGGACCGCTGTCACCGGAGCCAGGACTGCCGCTGCTGCGGCCAGGACCGCCGTCACCGGAGCCTGGACTGCCGCTACTGCGGCCAGGACCGCTGTCACCGGAGCCTGGCTCCGTAGCTGCATCAGCTTGGCCGTATAGCCAGGTGACGCTTTCGATTGAGGCCAGGCTGGTGTTTCTGAGCGGTGCGAGCCAAGGCCTGTTAGCCGCCCTTCATACTTGCGGCAGCTCTGTTGGCACTATCTCGCTCCGGATTGAAACCGTTGCCGCCTGTGTTGGTGTTTCCTGGCATCGGATTGAAACTGCTGGCACCTCCGTCGCCGAGAAATGGCAGCTTTTGGTGCATTTTTCGCCGACAGAGGCGGTGCGGGTTTCATGCGGCTGCTTTGATGCCTCGACAGAGGTGCAGTCGGTTTCATCCAGCGGCTCTACTGTCCCGACGGTGGTGTCCTGGGTTTCATCCAGCGGCTCTACTGTCCCGACAGAGGTGCAGTCGGTTTCATCCAGCCGCTCTACTGTCCCGACGGTGGTGTCGTTGGTTTCATGTGCCTGTCGATGAGTCTGGGTAGGGGTCTCACTGGGTGAGGTTTGTGCCGCCGGTAACGTCGCGCGGCCAGGCATATCCCCTTTACTCCGACCGCCAATCCATGCACTGGCTGGACGAGGCGGACAAGGCCCTCCCACGGCCAGGCATATCCCCTTTACTCCGACCGCCAATCCATGCACTGGCTGGACGAGGCGGACAAGGCCCTCCCACGGCCAGGCCTATCCCCTTTACCCCGACCGCCCCCACCGCGCCGCAGTTCGTTGTTGGGTTCTGACAGCGTACGCGTTGGACGCATGAGTGAGAGGGGCGTCGCCGCCCCGATACCTGCAGTGAATGTCGAGCCTGAGTCCGGTGTGTCCGGCATCCCGTCGTCGCGACGCTATGGTTCGCCGGGCTGTTCAGCTTGGCAAGCAGGTGGGGGCTTTGCGATGCCCCTGGCCGCGCGGGGCTCGGGCAGTGGATAATGAAGGAGGGTTGTCACGTCGTCGACTCGGCAGTCAGCCGCCCATAGACGCTTATCCGCTAGGGCGATGGCCCCGCGCCAGGCCCGAGCCGCTCGTCCTACCGGAAGTCGGCCAACGACCATGGCGTAGCCAGGCAGTGCTTGCGCGTCAGCTGTCACCGATGCTGCGGCCACATCCGCAGTCGGCGCCCGCACCCCATCCAACCGCAGATCATCAGAAGGAACCGACATGCCTCGTCCCGCTTCAGCCGTCGTCACCTCCAAGCCCGCGCGCTTCGTCCTGGCTCTGCTGCGAATCGCGGTCGGCTTCATCTTCCTGTGGTCGTTCCTGGACAAGACGTTCGGCCTGCACTATTCGACGGGGCCCGCGCGCGCGTGGGTTAACGGCGGAACGCCCGCACAGAGCTACCTGACGGGCGCCACGACCGGAAAGCCCCTGGCGTCCTTCTTCGAGTCCCTCGCCGTGCCGGCCATGGATTGGCTGTTCATGCTCGGCCTGCTGGGCATCGGCCTGGCGTTCGTGCTGGGAATTGGCACACGCCTCGCAGCGGTCGCGGGAGTCGTCATGCTGGGCTTCATGTACGCGGCCGTTGCCCCATGGGTGTGGGGTTCCCTCAATCCGGTCGTTAACGAGCACCTGGTCTACGCGCTCGTCCTCATCGTCATTCCACTGACCAGCGCGGGCGACACGATGGGCCTGGGCGCGTGGTGGAAGGGCTTGGGGTTGGTGAAGAAGCTGCCTTTCCTCATCTGATCCGCTCCGCTTGGTCGACGAGGCCGTGGCCGGTTATCCGGTCGCGGCCTCGTTCGTTGGGTGGATGTACTCACCGGGTGGTGCGTTAACCCGATAGGCCTTCACCTGCGCCCATTCACACGCACGTTAACCCGATAGGCGGCTGT is a window from the Schaalia odontolytica genome containing:
- a CDS encoding DoxX family membrane protein translates to MPRPASAVVTSKPARFVLALLRIAVGFIFLWSFLDKTFGLHYSTGPARAWVNGGTPAQSYLTGATTGKPLASFFESLAVPAMDWLFMLGLLGIGLAFVLGIGTRLAAVAGVVMLGFMYAAVAPWVWGSLNPVVNEHLVYALVLIVIPLTSAGDTMGLGAWWKGLGLVKKLPFLI